The following coding sequences lie in one Streptomyces sp. NBC_00510 genomic window:
- a CDS encoding MFS transporter, with amino-acid sequence MSRASAKPPPVSPVGPIKQLPAHAAARRRILSLGPKASMGVLASILISLLGSSSAPTPLYAIYQQHWGFSPITVTVVFGVYAVAVLSSLLIFGRISDQVGRRPVLVAALIVQALAMVVFITAGGVGALLTARVLQGLSAGAAVGTLGAGMLDIDVRKGGFLNSFTPMLGTASGVFAAGLIVQYLPAPTRLVYMVLLGVFVLQALAALTLNETVSRKPGALARMVPEFKLPRSARASVAIAAPVMFAVWALNGLYGALGPAITRTLVHSTSVVWGGLPVFVFTGSAGLAVVMLRNTGTRTMMLISIATLILGVVITVLSIASGSGGTPSVIGFFVGGAISGVGFGSGFQGGIRLVLPRVEPHERAGVLSLLYVVCYVGLGVPAVIAGVLVVHGGGLVQTSREYGITVIVLALAALMGLVRSGRRAERMSVIQPETPLIEAGPVGRSQRSEGSLRS; translated from the coding sequence ATGAGTCGCGCGTCCGCCAAGCCTCCCCCCGTCTCTCCGGTCGGCCCAATCAAGCAGCTCCCCGCGCACGCGGCCGCACGACGCCGAATCCTGAGCCTGGGACCCAAAGCCTCTATGGGCGTGCTGGCCTCGATCCTCATATCACTCCTGGGATCGTCCAGTGCGCCGACTCCCCTCTATGCGATCTACCAGCAGCACTGGGGCTTTTCACCCATCACCGTCACCGTCGTTTTCGGCGTATACGCGGTGGCCGTGCTCTCCTCACTCCTGATCTTCGGAAGGATTTCCGACCAGGTCGGCCGGCGCCCGGTCCTAGTGGCGGCCCTGATCGTGCAGGCGCTGGCCATGGTTGTATTCATCACCGCCGGCGGTGTGGGCGCTTTGTTGACCGCCCGTGTCCTCCAGGGACTGAGCGCGGGCGCAGCCGTCGGTACGCTCGGCGCCGGAATGCTTGACATCGATGTGCGCAAGGGAGGTTTCCTCAATTCCTTCACACCCATGCTGGGAACTGCAAGCGGAGTCTTTGCCGCCGGACTGATCGTGCAGTACCTGCCGGCACCCACCCGTCTCGTCTATATGGTGCTGCTCGGGGTCTTCGTATTGCAGGCACTGGCCGCCCTCACCCTGAACGAGACGGTTAGCCGCAAACCGGGCGCACTGGCCCGCATGGTCCCCGAGTTCAAGCTGCCAAGGTCGGCGCGAGCGTCCGTAGCGATCGCCGCGCCCGTGATGTTCGCGGTGTGGGCACTGAACGGCCTGTACGGCGCACTGGGACCGGCCATTACGCGGACCCTGGTGCACTCCACCTCCGTGGTGTGGGGAGGGCTGCCCGTATTCGTATTCACGGGTTCCGCCGGTCTGGCCGTGGTGATGCTACGGAACACCGGAACGCGGACCATGATGCTGATCAGCATCGCCACACTGATCCTCGGCGTCGTGATCACTGTGCTGTCCATCGCCTCAGGCAGCGGCGGCACACCGTCTGTGATCGGGTTCTTCGTGGGCGGCGCGATATCCGGCGTCGGTTTTGGCAGCGGGTTCCAAGGCGGTATCAGGCTGGTCCTACCGCGAGTAGAGCCGCACGAACGAGCTGGCGTCCTTTCTCTCCTGTACGTCGTGTGCTACGTCGGTCTGGGTGTTCCGGCGGTGATTGCCGGTGTGCTGGTCGTGCACGGCGGTGGCCTGGTTCAGACGTCCAGGGAGTACGGCATCACCGTCATCGTGCTGGCCCTGGCAGCCCTGATGGGACTTGTGCGCAGCGGCCGTCGTGCGGAGCGGATGTCGGTAATCCAGCCGGAGACTCCCCTCATTGAGGCTGGGCCCGTAGGCAGGTCTCAGAGGTCTGAAGGGTCTCTCCGGAGTTAA
- a CDS encoding TetR/AcrR family transcriptional regulator has translation MAAKVSARERLLEAADELFYGEGVQTVGIDRVIEHAGVGKQSLYNIFGSKEGLVCAYLELRFVRRRDRIARALTRFRTPREQLLGVFDALGEAFTDPHFNGCPFARATSETAEDSAVRKVADNYRAWVRGLFSELGAASGYAAPEALARQLLLLFDGAEQSARMDRDPSAATTARTAAAVLLDAAPLVAIAPTE, from the coding sequence ATGGCGGCCAAGGTGTCTGCGCGTGAGCGACTGCTTGAAGCAGCTGATGAGCTTTTCTACGGTGAAGGTGTACAGACCGTCGGCATCGACCGTGTGATCGAGCACGCCGGGGTGGGCAAGCAGTCCCTATACAACATCTTCGGGAGCAAGGAAGGCCTTGTCTGCGCCTACCTCGAACTCCGCTTCGTGCGCAGAAGGGACCGGATCGCCCGCGCCCTGACTCGCTTCCGCACCCCGCGCGAGCAGCTACTCGGCGTCTTCGACGCACTGGGTGAGGCGTTCACGGACCCCCACTTCAACGGATGTCCCTTCGCGCGTGCCACCTCCGAGACGGCCGAGGACAGCGCCGTCCGCAAGGTCGCCGACAATTACCGTGCATGGGTACGTGGCCTGTTCAGCGAACTGGGCGCCGCGTCCGGATATGCCGCCCCCGAGGCGCTGGCGCGCCAGCTCCTTCTGTTGTTCGACGGCGCAGAGCAGTCCGCGCGCATGGACCGCGATCCCTCTGCCGCCACGACCGCCCGTACCGCCGCGGCCGTCCTGTTGGATGCGGCACCACTCGTGGCGATTGCCCCCACCGAGTAG
- a CDS encoding GNAT family N-acetyltransferase yields the protein MSSAERANAPQVRVLGHPGDRQRLRDLCPRLSEESRYMRFHGVLNEMSEVFLDHLMDVDHNCREALVALDGDEIIGVARYAATSEVPRLAEISVLVADAWQRQGVARDLLIALRDIALQRGILLFKASVLPTNDRAQQLLSVLAPDHLVLHQPDGLEFRWSHLAATPFQALPSSCAST from the coding sequence ATGTCCAGTGCAGAACGTGCAAATGCGCCGCAGGTCCGGGTTCTGGGCCATCCGGGAGATCGGCAACGCCTGAGGGACCTCTGCCCGCGCCTGTCCGAGGAGAGTCGCTACATGCGGTTCCACGGAGTGCTGAACGAGATGAGTGAAGTTTTCCTTGATCATCTCATGGACGTCGACCACAACTGCCGGGAAGCGCTGGTTGCCCTGGACGGCGACGAGATCATTGGCGTAGCACGCTACGCCGCTACGTCTGAAGTCCCTCGGCTGGCGGAGATTAGCGTACTCGTGGCAGACGCCTGGCAGCGCCAGGGGGTTGCACGAGACCTGCTCATCGCGTTGAGGGACATCGCGCTTCAGCGTGGCATTCTACTCTTCAAGGCGTCCGTGCTTCCTACTAACGACCGCGCCCAGCAACTCCTCAGCGTTCTAGCACCGGACCACCTTGTACTCCACCAGCCCGACGGCTTGGAGTTCCGCTGGAGTCATCTCGCAGCGACGCCCTTCCAAGCACTTCCGTCGTCCTGCGCATCAACGTAA
- a CDS encoding winged helix-turn-helix domain-containing protein — translation MRLMHRLGLSPHIPGRRVAERDERAVTAWKEATWDEVKEPRRPAEDATASRARQASPADRPKGAPGAGLDTRSWQSVANAPDDCRWPC, via the coding sequence ATGCGGTTGATGCACCGGCTGGGTCTTAGCCCGCACATCCCCGGACGACGGGTCGCCGAGCGCGACGAGCGGGCCGTCACCGCCTGGAAGGAGGCGACCTGGGACGAGGTGAAAGAACCCAGGCGGCCTGCGGAGGATGCAACTGCCTCGAGGGCGAGGCAGGCTTCACCCGCCGACCGCCCAAAGGGCGCACCTGGAGCTGGCCTGGACACCCGGTCGTGGCAGTCAGTGGCCAACGCCCCGGACGACTGTCGGTGGCCGTGCTGA
- a CDS encoding SDR family oxidoreductase, giving the protein MQVDGKVVLVTGASGGIGSELVRQLLERGAAKVYAGARRETARQDPRVVPLSLDVTNTADIAAVADLATDIDVLINNAGASGDPSLLTSDLEDIRSTYETNLFGPLALVRALAPTLAERGGGAVINVNSIRSWLTRAGSYAPTKTALWGLTNALRTELAGQSTLVIGAHFAYVDTPMTKGLDVPKSSPGDIAKRILDALDADAHEVFADQLTADMHAILPSLTTGTFATTSSFTPTTTDTQAPTAEAAK; this is encoded by the coding sequence ATGCAGGTTGACGGGAAAGTGGTGTTGGTGACCGGCGCCAGCGGCGGCATCGGCTCTGAACTGGTGCGACAACTGCTCGAGCGCGGGGCGGCGAAGGTGTACGCCGGCGCACGCCGTGAGACGGCGCGGCAGGACCCTCGGGTCGTGCCGTTGTCGCTGGACGTGACCAACACTGCGGACATCGCAGCGGTGGCGGACCTGGCAACCGACATCGACGTGCTGATCAACAACGCCGGCGCGTCCGGTGACCCCTCACTGCTGACCTCGGACCTCGAGGACATCCGCAGCACCTACGAGACCAACCTGTTCGGCCCCCTCGCGCTCGTACGGGCTCTGGCCCCGACGCTGGCCGAGCGGGGTGGAGGAGCGGTCATCAACGTCAACTCCATCAGGAGCTGGCTGACCAGGGCCGGCTCCTACGCGCCGACAAAGACCGCATTGTGGGGCCTGACCAACGCCCTGCGCACCGAGCTTGCCGGCCAGTCGACCTTGGTCATCGGCGCGCACTTCGCCTACGTCGACACCCCGATGACCAAGGGCCTGGACGTCCCAAAATCCAGCCCCGGCGACATCGCCAAGCGGATCCTCGACGCACTCGACGCCGATGCCCACGAGGTCTTCGCCGACCAGCTCACCGCCGACATGCACGCCATACTGCCGTCGCTCACCACTGGAACCTTCGCCACCACGTCCTCATTCACGCCCACAACAACCGACACGCAGGCACCGACCGCCGAGGCCGCCAAGTGA
- a CDS encoding helix-turn-helix transcriptional regulator, which translates to MTLTLDGRLAPLNWSPENCSIRRTLDLLGPASSILILREALYGTRRFDQFAERLGMSETSIAARLKQLTQAGVLERQQYREPGSRPRDEYVLTQRGEDLAPVLLALMQWGNCYLQEDPAPLHLVDAAGEPVRVAFQRADGSTVAPEELHLRSAQDL; encoded by the coding sequence ATGACTCTGACACTTGACGGCCGACTGGCGCCGCTTAACTGGTCTCCCGAGAACTGCTCGATCAGGCGCACTCTGGATCTACTCGGCCCCGCCTCCTCGATTCTCATCTTGCGTGAGGCGTTGTACGGCACAAGGCGCTTCGATCAGTTCGCGGAACGCCTTGGCATGTCGGAAACGAGTATCGCGGCGCGGCTCAAACAGTTGACGCAGGCGGGGGTGCTCGAACGCCAGCAGTACCGGGAGCCCGGCAGCCGCCCGCGGGATGAGTACGTGCTGACGCAGCGCGGTGAGGACCTCGCCCCGGTTCTGCTGGCCCTCATGCAGTGGGGCAACTGCTATCTGCAGGAGGATCCGGCACCCTTGCACCTCGTCGACGCGGCGGGCGAGCCCGTGCGTGTGGCCTTTCAGCGTGCAGACGGCAGCACGGTTGCACCGGAGGAACTGCACCTTCGCTCCGCCCAGGACCTCTGA
- a CDS encoding alpha/beta hydrolase, giving the protein MSTLYANTPIQHAEVGGTRLAYREFGDRTGVPLILFSRFRGSIDDWDPSVIERLAAERHVIVFDNAGVGFSDGKVGADIAEMTDTAIHLLEELGIPQADMLGFSMGGYITERLALTRPDLVRYLILVGTGAGGGEGAVLQGPEIEEWLKSGRSMQEILEAIWFSTSETGKAATANYLARIYTPERPERANVTDEAGVALRKAINDWWAGEGATLEELHKIEQPTLIVNGIRDAMVPSPNSFLMAQKIPNSQLILYPDSGHGSLFQYPEAFSQAVLDFITTHESGGLR; this is encoded by the coding sequence GTGTCCACACTTTATGCAAATACTCCCATCCAGCATGCTGAGGTCGGAGGCACCCGCCTCGCGTACCGGGAGTTCGGCGACCGCACGGGCGTGCCGCTCATCCTGTTCAGTCGTTTCCGCGGCAGCATCGATGACTGGGATCCCTCGGTTATCGAGCGACTCGCTGCCGAACGCCACGTCATCGTCTTCGACAATGCGGGCGTCGGATTCTCCGACGGCAAGGTCGGGGCCGATATCGCGGAGATGACCGACACGGCGATTCACCTCCTTGAAGAGCTCGGCATCCCCCAGGCGGACATGCTGGGATTCTCAATGGGCGGCTACATCACGGAGCGCCTGGCGCTCACGCGGCCGGACCTCGTGCGCTACCTGATCCTTGTCGGCACGGGAGCAGGCGGCGGCGAAGGAGCAGTGCTCCAGGGCCCCGAGATCGAGGAATGGCTCAAGTCTGGCCGCAGCATGCAGGAGATACTCGAGGCGATCTGGTTCAGCACCTCCGAAACCGGCAAGGCTGCCACCGCGAACTACCTGGCACGCATCTACACGCCGGAGCGGCCCGAGCGAGCCAACGTCACCGACGAGGCCGGAGTCGCGCTCCGCAAGGCGATCAACGACTGGTGGGCCGGCGAGGGCGCGACCCTGGAAGAACTGCACAAGATTGAGCAGCCCACGCTCATCGTCAACGGCATCCGGGACGCGATGGTCCCGTCGCCGAACTCGTTCCTGATGGCCCAGAAGATCCCCAACTCGCAGCTCATCCTCTACCCCGACTCGGGACACGGCTCACTGTTCCAGTACCCGGAAGCGTTCTCGCAGGCGGTGCTCGACTTCATCACAACCCACGAGAGCGGCGGCCTTCGCTAA
- a CDS encoding alpha/beta hydrolase → MHTERSHVTNMNTFGKVLEDKGVTTASPTGPRDLPTVSTAPRTSDTAPAETALTVAPGSHTSFAMTKQIKAGLLDVGYAELGPAHGPVVILLHGWPYDIHSFVDVAPLLAAEGYRVIVPYLRGHGTTRFLSSQTLRNAQQSAIALDIIALMDALKIDKAVLAGFDWGSRTASVIAALWPDRCKALVSAGGYRVTDVQANLQPLPPEVERDWWYMFYFATERGRIAMEDKTKRRDLARFLWNIVSPTWDFDDATFDRTAAAFDNPDYAPIVLHNYRWRLSLADGERRYDRYEEQLAARPVIAVPTIALDAGSDPFTEPGNGSAYRDRFIGKYDHRTLEGVGHNMPQEAPAAFAQAVVEVDRF, encoded by the coding sequence ATGCACACAGAGAGATCTCACGTGACCAACATGAACACCTTCGGCAAGGTCCTCGAGGACAAAGGCGTGACTACTGCTTCACCGACCGGGCCGCGCGACCTCCCGACCGTCTCCACCGCCCCCAGGACTTCGGACACGGCGCCGGCAGAGACCGCACTCACGGTCGCTCCCGGCTCCCACACGTCCTTCGCCATGACAAAGCAGATCAAGGCGGGGCTGCTGGACGTCGGCTACGCCGAGCTGGGCCCCGCGCACGGCCCCGTCGTCATCCTGCTGCACGGCTGGCCCTATGACATCCACAGCTTCGTCGACGTCGCACCGCTGCTGGCGGCCGAGGGCTACCGCGTGATCGTGCCCTACCTGCGCGGCCACGGCACGACCCGGTTCCTTTCCTCCCAGACGCTTCGCAACGCACAACAGTCGGCGATCGCTCTCGACATCATCGCGCTGATGGACGCCCTGAAGATCGACAAGGCCGTGCTCGCCGGCTTCGACTGGGGCTCGCGGACCGCCAGCGTGATCGCGGCCCTGTGGCCCGACCGCTGCAAGGCCCTGGTCTCGGCAGGCGGCTACCGCGTCACCGACGTGCAGGCCAACCTCCAGCCCCTGCCCCCCGAGGTCGAGAGAGACTGGTGGTACATGTTCTACTTCGCCACGGAGCGCGGCCGGATCGCCATGGAGGACAAGACCAAGCGTAGGGACCTGGCTCGGTTTCTCTGGAACATCGTCTCGCCGACCTGGGACTTCGACGACGCCACCTTCGATCGCACCGCTGCGGCCTTCGACAATCCCGACTACGCGCCCATCGTGCTTCACAACTACCGCTGGCGGCTGAGCCTCGCCGACGGCGAGCGTCGCTACGACCGTTACGAGGAGCAGCTCGCCGCGCGTCCGGTCATCGCGGTTCCCACCATCGCCCTCGACGCCGGGAGCGACCCCTTCACGGAGCCCGGCAACGGCTCCGCGTACCGGGACAGGTTCATCGGCAAGTACGACCACCGCACTCTGGAAGGCGTCGGCCACAACATGCCGCAGGAGGCTCCGGCGGCGTTCGCCCAAGCCGTCGTCGAAGTCGACCGATTCTGA
- a CDS encoding IS701 family transposase, producing MAEQWDLELDDLFVTIGHRFSRVELRRRMRDYVRGLLAPVARKNSWQLAELAGHATPDGLQHLLAGAKWNPDDIRDDLQEFVAAKLGDHNGVLIIDDTGFIKKGITSAGVQRQYSGTAGRTENCQIGVFAAYATSRGRTLIDRELYLPKTWTDDRERCRAAKVPDERTFATKGELARHIVLRSLASPLPIAWVTADAAYGQESRFRRLLEQSGVGYVLAVPKSQFTVGCPRIDGLFAQAPAEAWERISCGDGAKGPRVYHWAAVRLPAVAEFDYQGEIPHRMRWALARRSIRKPDEIAYYLAYAPLGTTVQELVRIAGTRWAIEECFQAAKNECGLDQYEVRRYVGWYRHITLAMLAHAFLAVTAHQVREKGAEPMRQPGPLRSQWRRFGDSWQLVSPDPRSCVDTEDDTTR from the coding sequence ATCGCCGAGCAGTGGGACTTGGAACTGGACGACCTCTTCGTGACCATCGGCCATCGCTTCAGCCGAGTGGAACTACGCCGCCGCATGCGCGACTACGTACGTGGTCTGCTCGCCCCCGTGGCACGTAAGAACAGCTGGCAACTGGCCGAGCTGGCAGGCCACGCCACTCCTGACGGGCTGCAGCACCTACTCGCCGGAGCGAAGTGGAACCCCGACGACATTCGTGACGACCTGCAGGAATTCGTGGCGGCCAAGCTCGGCGACCACAACGGGGTCCTCATCATCGACGACACCGGGTTCATCAAGAAAGGCATCACCTCCGCCGGAGTTCAGCGCCAGTATTCCGGGACTGCAGGCCGCACCGAGAACTGCCAGATCGGCGTCTTCGCCGCCTACGCCACGAGCCGGGGCCGGACCCTCATCGACCGCGAGCTCTACCTGCCCAAGACCTGGACCGACGACCGTGAACGCTGCCGCGCAGCCAAAGTCCCTGACGAGCGCACATTCGCCACCAAGGGCGAGTTGGCCCGGCACATCGTGCTGCGGTCCCTCGCCTCGCCACTGCCCATCGCCTGGGTCACCGCGGACGCCGCCTATGGTCAGGAGAGCCGCTTTCGCCGACTGCTGGAACAGTCAGGCGTCGGCTACGTGCTGGCCGTGCCCAAGTCCCAGTTCACCGTCGGCTGTCCCCGCATCGACGGGCTGTTCGCGCAGGCCCCGGCCGAAGCATGGGAGAGGATCTCATGCGGTGACGGCGCAAAGGGACCACGTGTCTACCACTGGGCAGCAGTACGGCTGCCGGCCGTTGCCGAGTTCGACTACCAAGGCGAGATCCCCCACCGGATGCGGTGGGCTCTGGCCCGGCGCAGTATCCGCAAGCCCGACGAGATCGCCTACTACCTCGCCTACGCTCCCCTGGGCACCACCGTCCAGGAGTTGGTGCGGATCGCCGGGACGCGCTGGGCGATCGAGGAGTGCTTCCAGGCCGCGAAGAACGAATGCGGCCTGGACCAGTACGAAGTCCGCCGCTACGTCGGCTGGTACCGGCACATCACCCTCGCCATGCTCGCGCACGCTTTCCTGGCCGTCACGGCGCACCAGGTCCGGGAAAAGGGGGCGGAACCGATGAGGCAGCCGGGACCATTGCGCTCACAGTGGCGGAGATTCGGCGACTCCTGGCAGCTTGTCTCCCCCGATCCCCGCAGCTGCGTGGACACCGAGGACGACACCACGCGCTGA